A DNA window from Salvelinus sp. IW2-2015 linkage group LG4q.1:29, ASM291031v2, whole genome shotgun sequence contains the following coding sequences:
- the LOC111961676 gene encoding LOW QUALITY PROTEIN: sphingomyelin phosphodiesterase 4 (The sequence of the model RefSeq protein was modified relative to this genomic sequence to represent the inferred CDS: deleted 1 base in 1 codon), with protein sequence MAAPAMQQPSFLLANLKIDSTTKPFLQCCQELVKVIDDYPAKELHLIFPWLVESVFGSLDGVIVGWNLRFLQACSNQYNIVMDFLNPSGPMMKLVYKLQAEEYKYEIPVSFLPGPVKVSIQEGVLPDCPLLNNKLHFPLSGLQKLSLALNPFEYYMFMFASSLITPKNYSLGQHVSSLDSAYFVLVDTYLKYFLPTEGSVPPSPFTYKRGSVSPPAPRAPSVPFAGYGIHSTSLLKCHISHQPSVTADPAAQEIWRSEALLQVFVEMWLHHYSLEMYQKLQSPQVKLALLQYRLSMSSMLCQPLTPPGSGTLDTYQEPFTPTEEHVLVVRLLVKHLHAFSCSLKPEQVSSSAHSHTSPLEELKRVVVHRFVQQKLYVFLQHCFGHWPLDASFRVVLETWLSYIQPWRYTGEKTNPQTDQNKGVPEKWSLFVQENLLMYTKLFQGFLNRVVRTDLVNVKNALMVFRVAKVFAQPNLSEMIQKGEQLFLEPEHVLHHRQHQGFLSPGHGGSFLSARQPVVTDRVFRVKSHVYGLEGQDCQYKQMFGTELRGTVLKLIQIINQARQTAKKISDQSAEVAANNSFMSWFGMGSPDLNYTFNGGEVDDTGVCVKKTHEFLERSLDYLCQIFRLNVGQLSQLMATLGSGQDDGNSKQLPDCVQGKNGLILTDLGRMQVINGLRRFEIEYQGDPELQPIRSYENAILVRLFFKISSLVNERFGGHMDALCSRPDFLGELGRHYLASPEAAADGMRRSPETRLTAERNRRPRLSLRMLASYRTLLMLLLLYLFVALFSFGPMSSTLLILTGGFLYGLLVALFGDKLKSQ encoded by the exons ATGGCTGCCCCAGCCATGCAACAGCCCAGTTTCCTTCTG GCCAACCTGAAAATTGACTCGACCACCAAGCCTTTTCTCCAGTGTTGCCAGGAGCTGGTgaaggtcattgatgactacCCTGCAAAG GAGCTGCACCTGATCTTCCCCTGGCTGGTAGAGAGTGTTTTTGGCAGTCTGGATGGCGTCATCGTGGGCTGGAACTTGCGATTTCTGCAGGCATGCAGCAATCAGTACAACATCGTTATGGACTTTCTCAATCCTAG TGGTCCAATGATGAAGCTTGTGTATAAGCTTCAAGCAGAGGAGTACAAATATGAAATACCAGTCAGCTTTCTGCCT GGTCCTGTAAAGGTGTCCATACAGGAAGGCGTCCTCCCAGATTGCCCACTTTTAAACAACAAGCTGCATTTTCCTCTGTCTGGTCTGCAGAAACTCAGCCTGGCACTCA ATCCCTTTGAATATTACATGTTTATGTTTGCCTCCAGTCTCATCACACCAAAG AACTACTCTCTAGGACAGCATGTGAGCAGCTTGGATAGTGCATACTTTGTGCTAGTGGACACCTACCTTAAGTATTTCCTCCCTACAGAGGGCAGTGTTCCCCCCTCTCCATTCACCTACAAAAGAGGCTCTGTGTCTCCACCTGCTCCCAG GGCTCCCAGCGTGCCTTTTGCAGGGTATGGCATCCACAGCACCAGCCTCCTTAAGTGCCACATATCCCATCAGCCCTCAGTCACTGCTGACCCTGCAGCCCAGGAGATCTGGAGGTCAGAGGCATTACTACAG GTGTTTGTGGAGATGTGGCTGCATCACTACTCCTTGGAGATGTACCAGAAGCTGCAGTCCCCCCAGGTGAAG CTGGCGCTGCTGCAGTATCGCCTCAGTATGTCCAGCATGCTGTGCCAACCCCTGACCCCTCCTGGCTCTGGGACCCTCGACACATACCAA GAGCCATTCACCCCGACAGAGGAGCACGTTCTGGTGGTTCGTCTCCTAGTGAAGCACCTCCATGCCTTCTCCTGCAGCCTGAAACCTGAGCAGGTCTCCTCCTCGGCTCACTCCCACACCAGCCCCCTGGAGGAGTTGAAGAG GGTGGTGGTCCATCGTTTCGTCCAGCAGAAGCTATATGTGTTCCTCCAGCACTGCTTTGGTCACTGGCCTTTAGATGCCTCTTTCAGAGTG GTGTTGGAGACGTGGCTTAGCTACATCCAGCCATGGAGGTACACAGGAGAGAAGACCAATCCTCAGACAGACCAGAACAAAGGTGTACCTGAGAAATG GAGCTTGTTTGTTCAGGAGAACCTGCTCATGTACACCAAGCTCTTTCAGGGCTTCCTAAACAGGGTGGTACGCACAGACCTGGTCAACGTCAAAAATGCACTAATGGTCTTCAGGGTGGCCAAAGTCTTCGCTCAGCCAAACCTATCAGAGATGATTCAGAAAG GAGAGCAGCTGTTTCTGGAGCCGGAGCATGTCCTCCACCACCGGCAGCACCAGGGCTTCCTCTCGCCGGGCCACGGTGGCAGCTTTTTATCGGCCCGGCAGCCTGTGGTGACAGACAGGGTGTTCAGGGTGAAGAGCCACGTGTATGGTCTGGAGGGCCAGGACTGTCAGTATAAACAGATGTTCGGCACGGAGCTGAGGGGCACG GTCTTGAAGCTCATTCAGATCATCAACCAGGCGAGGCAGACCGCCAAGAAGATATCAGATCAGTCAGCTGAGGTGGCggccaacaactccttcatgtCCTGGTTTGGAATGGGCTCCCCTGACCTCAACTACACCTTCAATGGAGGAGAGGTGGATGACACTGGGGTGTGTGTTAAGAAGACCCATGAGTTTCTGGAGAGGTCACTGGACTACCTCTGTCAGATATTTCGG CTGAATGTAGGACAACTGTCTCAGCTGATGGCAACCCTAGGCTCTGGTCAGGACGATGGGAACTCCAAGCAGCTACCAGACTGTGTTCAAGGGAAGAACGGACTCATCCTCACAGACCTGGGCCGGATGCAG GTCATCAATGGACTGCGTAGATTTGAGATAGAGTACCAAGGGGACCCGGAGCTTCAGCCCATCAGGAGCTATGAGAACGCTATCCTGGTCAGACTGTTCTTCAAGATCTCATCTCTGGTGAATGAGAGG TTCGGAGGTCACATGGATGCTCTGTGCTCGCGGCCGGACTTCCTGGGCGAGTTGGGACGGCACTACCTGGCCAGCCCCGAGGCCGCGGCAGATGGCATGCGCAGGAGCCCAGAGACGCGACTAACAGCAGAGAGGAACCGACGGCCGCGGCTAAGCCTGCGCATGCTGGCGAGCTACAGAACCCTGCTGATGCTTCTACTGCTCTACCTGTTTGTGGCACTGTTCTCATTTGGCCCCATGTCCAGCACACTACTCATCCTCACAGGAGGCTTTCTCTACGGACTCTTA GTTGCCCTGTTTGGAGATAAACTCAAGTCCCAGTAG